In Micromonospora sp. LH3U1, one genomic interval encodes:
- a CDS encoding YbjQ family protein, protein MVGPAPAVRAASFCSIRSGEQCTRSGRATPDSIGTVLVVTTEQLPGYEIRQILGEVVSSMARTRNPYREGVKNLRGGAYDPMAPDNLTRWRTDSVTRLGEEALRLGANAVIGMRFDSRDCGEMWMEICAYGTAVVAVPTMPEVMPADQPAVAAETAHDAGFAEAPGGIAEPASAPNLGTAAETP, encoded by the coding sequence CCCGCGCCGGCCGTCCGCGCCGCGTCGTTTTGCAGCATCCGATCAGGTGAACAATGCACCCGATCGGGTCGCGCCACTCCTGACAGCATCGGAACCGTGCTGGTCGTGACGACAGAGCAACTGCCCGGCTACGAGATCCGCCAGATTCTCGGTGAGGTGGTGTCATCGATGGCACGGACGCGCAACCCGTACCGCGAGGGTGTCAAGAACCTGCGTGGTGGCGCGTACGACCCGATGGCCCCGGACAACCTGACCCGGTGGCGCACCGACTCGGTGACCCGACTCGGCGAAGAGGCCCTGCGGCTCGGCGCGAACGCGGTGATCGGCATGCGCTTCGACAGCCGGGACTGCGGCGAGATGTGGATGGAGATCTGCGCGTACGGAACGGCGGTTGTCGCCGTACCAACGATGCCCGAGGTCATGCCGGCCGACCAGCCGGCGGTCGCCGCGGAGACGGCGCACGACGCGGGCTTCGCGGAGGCACCCGGTGGCATCGCCGAACCGGCCAGCGCCCCCAACCTGGGCACCGCCGCCGAAACCCCCTAA
- a CDS encoding acetyl-CoA C-acetyltransferase: MQSIRRVAVIGGNRIPFARSNSRYADASNADLLGAALDGLIARYGLAGQRVGEVVTGAVLKHSRDFNLTREVVLGSRLDPHTPAYDIQQACGTGLEAAILVANKIALGQLDVGIAGGVDTTSDAPLAVNEEMRRTLLKLNSARTLGERLKVAAKLRPLQPFKPEIPRNAEPRTGLSMGDHAARTAQHWQIDRRSQDELALRSHQRLAAAYDRGFFDDLMTPYLGLTRDQNLRPDSSLEKLGSLRPVFGTRGSDAEHATMTAGNSSPLTDGASTVLLASEEWANAHNLPVLAWFSWSETAAVDFVHGDEGLLMAPAYAVPRMLARAGLTLQDFDYYEIHEAFASQVLATLAAWESPEFCKDRLGLDAPLGAIDRDRLNVNGSSLAAGHPFAATGGRIVATLAKLLAERGGGRGLISICAAGGQGVTAILER; this comes from the coding sequence GTGCAGAGCATTCGGCGGGTCGCGGTCATCGGGGGCAACCGCATCCCCTTCGCCCGTTCCAACTCCCGCTACGCGGACGCCTCCAACGCGGACCTGCTCGGCGCCGCGCTCGACGGTCTGATCGCCCGATACGGGCTGGCCGGACAGCGGGTCGGCGAGGTGGTGACCGGCGCGGTGCTCAAGCACTCCCGCGACTTCAACCTCACCCGCGAGGTGGTCCTCGGCTCCCGGCTCGACCCGCACACCCCGGCGTACGACATCCAGCAGGCCTGCGGCACCGGCCTGGAGGCGGCGATCCTGGTCGCCAACAAGATCGCCCTCGGTCAACTCGACGTGGGCATCGCCGGTGGTGTCGACACCACCTCCGACGCGCCGCTCGCGGTCAACGAGGAGATGCGGCGCACGCTGCTCAAGCTCAACTCGGCCCGCACGCTGGGCGAACGGCTCAAGGTCGCGGCGAAGCTGCGCCCGCTCCAGCCGTTCAAGCCGGAGATCCCCCGCAACGCCGAGCCGCGTACCGGCCTGTCCATGGGTGACCACGCCGCCCGCACCGCCCAGCACTGGCAGATCGACCGGCGATCCCAGGACGAGCTGGCGCTGCGCTCGCACCAGCGGCTCGCCGCCGCGTACGACCGGGGCTTCTTCGACGACCTGATGACGCCGTACCTGGGGCTGACCCGCGACCAGAATCTGCGCCCGGACAGCAGCCTGGAGAAGCTCGGCTCGCTCAGGCCGGTCTTCGGCACCCGCGGCTCGGACGCCGAGCACGCCACCATGACCGCGGGTAACTCGTCGCCGCTCACCGACGGCGCGTCGACGGTGCTGCTGGCCAGCGAGGAGTGGGCGAACGCGCACAACCTGCCCGTGCTCGCCTGGTTCAGCTGGTCGGAGACGGCGGCGGTGGACTTCGTGCACGGCGACGAGGGGCTGTTGATGGCTCCCGCGTACGCGGTGCCCCGGATGCTGGCCCGGGCCGGGCTGACCCTGCAGGATTTCGACTACTACGAGATCCATGAGGCGTTCGCGTCGCAGGTGCTGGCCACCCTCGCCGCCTGGGAATCGCCGGAGTTCTGCAAGGACCGACTCGGCCTGGACGCGCCGCTGGGCGCCATCGACCGGGACCGGCTCAACGTGAACGGCTCCTCGCTGGCTGCCGGGCACCCGTTCGCCGCCACCGGCGGGCGGATCGTGGCGACCCTGGCCAAGCTGCTGGCCGAGCGCGGTGGCGGGCGCGGGCTGATCTCGATCTGCGCCGCCGGGGGTCAGGGTGTGACCGCCATCCTGGAGCGCTGA
- the purB gene encoding adenylosuccinate lyase: MTTIPNVLANRYASPELVALWSPEEKVRMERRLWLAVLRAQRDLGVSVPDGVVEAYERVLDQVDLASIAERERVTRHDVKARIEEFSALAGHEHVHKGMTSRDLTENVEQLQVRASLELIRDRVVATLARLAWLAHEHSELVMTGRSHNVAAQATTLGKRFASAAEELLIAYERLEELIARYPLRGIKGPVGTAADQLDLFDGDADKVAELERRVAEHLGFSRVLDSVGQVYPRSLDFDVLAALAQTAAAPSSLATTIRLMVGQELATEGFKPGQVGSSAMPHKMNTRSSERVNGFAVIIRGYLSMVGELAGDQWNEGDVSCSVVRRVALPDAFFAADGLFQTFLTVLDEFGAYPAVINRELERFLPFLATTKILVAAVRRGVGREVAHEVIKEHAVAVALAMREKGSSENDLFDRLAADGRLGLSRADIDTLVADRGAFVGAAQAQVAAVTRRITAVVTAHPEAATYSPPPIL; encoded by the coding sequence GTGACGACGATCCCCAACGTGCTGGCCAACCGGTACGCCTCGCCCGAACTGGTCGCCCTCTGGTCTCCGGAGGAGAAGGTCCGAATGGAGCGGCGGCTCTGGCTCGCCGTGCTCCGTGCTCAGCGTGACCTGGGCGTGTCGGTGCCGGACGGTGTGGTCGAGGCGTACGAGCGGGTGCTCGACCAGGTCGACCTAGCCTCGATCGCGGAGCGGGAGCGGGTCACCCGGCATGACGTGAAGGCCCGGATCGAGGAGTTCAGCGCGCTCGCCGGGCACGAGCACGTGCACAAGGGGATGACCTCGCGGGACCTCACCGAGAACGTCGAGCAGCTCCAGGTGCGCGCCTCGCTGGAGCTGATCCGGGACCGGGTGGTGGCCACCCTCGCCCGGTTGGCCTGGCTGGCCCACGAGCACTCCGAGCTGGTCATGACCGGCCGGTCGCACAACGTGGCGGCGCAGGCCACCACGCTGGGCAAGCGCTTCGCGTCGGCGGCGGAGGAGCTGCTGATCGCGTACGAGCGGCTGGAGGAGTTGATCGCCCGCTACCCGTTGCGGGGGATCAAGGGGCCGGTCGGGACGGCCGCCGACCAACTGGACCTCTTCGACGGCGACGCCGACAAGGTCGCCGAGTTGGAGCGGCGGGTCGCCGAGCACCTGGGCTTCTCCCGTGTGCTGGACAGCGTCGGGCAGGTCTATCCGCGCTCGTTGGACTTCGACGTGCTGGCCGCGCTGGCGCAGACCGCCGCCGCGCCGTCGTCGCTGGCCACCACGATCCGGCTGATGGTCGGCCAGGAGTTGGCCACTGAGGGCTTCAAGCCTGGTCAGGTCGGCTCCAGCGCGATGCCGCACAAGATGAACACCCGTTCGTCGGAGCGGGTGAACGGCTTCGCGGTGATCATCCGGGGTTACCTGTCGATGGTCGGCGAGCTGGCCGGTGACCAGTGGAACGAGGGAGACGTGTCCTGCTCGGTGGTCCGTCGGGTGGCGCTGCCGGACGCGTTCTTCGCCGCCGACGGGCTGTTCCAGACGTTCCTCACCGTGCTCGACGAGTTCGGCGCGTACCCGGCGGTGATCAACCGGGAGCTGGAGCGGTTCCTGCCGTTCCTGGCGACCACGAAGATCCTGGTGGCGGCGGTCCGGCGTGGCGTCGGCCGGGAGGTCGCACACGAGGTGATCAAGGAGCACGCGGTCGCGGTGGCCCTCGCGATGCGCGAGAAGGGCTCGTCGGAGAACGACCTGTTCGACCGGTTGGCAGCGGACGGCCGACTCGGCCTGTCCCGCGCCGACATCGACACTCTGGTCGCCGACCGCGGCGCCTTCGTCGGCGCCGCCCAGGCCCAGGTGGCAGCGGTGACCCGTCGCATCACCGCCGTGGTGACGGCCCACCCAGAAGCCGCCACCTACAGCCCGCCCCCCATCCTCTAA